In the Thunnus thynnus chromosome 24, fThuThy2.1, whole genome shotgun sequence genome, AACATGTAACTTCACAGTAGTTAATCAAAGTATCCACTAGACAGAGGCCACTAGTCTGCTCTTTAGTCTGCAACTGGTGCTCAAGGAACCCCCTGTAAATACTTGGCTGTCCAAGTCCAACGGTTTTCAGACACATTTCGAAGAAATCTGTAAAATCATCTGTGGTATTTAAAGAttcaagaacaaaaacaaaaacaaaagaaaacaattaaagctgcaagcagtgatggAGCGGCAACCATGGTAACGCTATGTTTAGTGGAGGTCACCTGACATGCATATGCATTTGCATGAATATTTGATGTTGcatgaaggagttaaatatcacttcTTGTTTCCTtatgtggcactagagaacatccactaattatatgtcaagttgctgtatatcatgtgtggaccacaccatgtaaatttcatgtaaatgggatgtttgtcacataaggctgacttcctgttatcagtaggtggcgctatgataATGACTCAATATttacatgtagatgtgttcagaccTGGGCTCTTATCAAGCATGTGATATTTAGGACAGATTGGGCAATGTAAAGTTGAGTTACAACAACtgcctgttttatgttttgtgcaaaatggACTGGCACGCCACACCAAGGGTGTTCCacgaaaactcaaaagcttcccAATTTAGCATTGCAAAGGATGTGAGCTACCTAATATGAAGTTGCTTAAGTGAAATTCCAGGAGGAGTTTGTCAAAGTACAATGCCTGcaaatggcttcactttgccTTAGGGTATGGATCTAAGAGGTGCCAGGTATCGTTGGGCCCTTGGTACTTTCGTGCTCAGGACCTTATACAGGGAAAGTAATTCTCTACTGCTGAAGTTAAGTAAAAACTGGTTTGATGAATCATATTAGCAAAGACAAACCTGCCACTAATAtcattcagattttaaatgttcatctgttgAACAGGTTGAAGAATTCTGACCTGAGTGTTTCCAGTGTGCAGTGTGggctctccagtccagcagacagcagcttcactcctgaattctgcaggttgttgttactcagatcaagctctctcagactagaggactgggagctgagaactgaagacagagctgcacagcttctctctgagaggttacagccaTTCAGTCTGAAGAGGACATATATAGAAGAAAACCAAGTAAGGGGTTATTCATTTTTCTGCCCTGTTAAAAAGATAGCAgagtatttaaataataatgaaaaatccAACTATCTGTgtacttacagagctttattggaggctttgaccactggcagcagcctcagaagagcctcctctgaagcagagtatttcctCAGGTCAAACAtgtccagatctttttctgatgacagcaagatgaagaccagagctgaccactgagcaggagacagtttatctgtggagagacttcctgatctcaagtactgttggatctcctccatTAGAGAAGGatccttcagttcattcagacagtggaacagattgatgcttctctctgcagacagattcttactgatcttcttcttgatgtactcGACTGTTTCCTGATTGGCCAGCGAgcaacttcctgtctgtgtcagcaggccttgtaggagagtctgattggtctgcagtgaaagaccgaggaggaagcggaggaacaagtccagatgtccatttggactctgtAAGGCCTCAtccacagcactctggtagagatgtgtttctgcagattttagtttagtttcagACTTTTTGGATGTTCTTTGTTCTTCTGCCAGCGGACTGACTCCAGAGTTaatgaatgtcagatggacatgaagagcagccagaaactcctgaacactcagatggACAAAAcagaacaccttgtcctggtacagccctctctcctctttaaaaacctgtgtgaacactcctgagtacactgaggctgctctgatatcaatgccacactctgtcaggtctgattcatagaagatcaggttgcctttctgcagatgctcaaaagccagttttcccagagactcaatcatcttcctgctctctggattccagtgtggatctgtctcagctcctccatcatactttacattcttcagtttggactgaagcaccaggaagtggatgtacatctcagtcagggtcgTGGGCagctctctttcctctcttcttttcaacacatcctccagaactgtagcagtgatccagcagaagactggcatgtggcacatgatgtggaggcttcgtgatgtctcgatgtgtgagatgattctgCTAGCCTGCTTCTTATcactgaatctcttcctgaagtactcctccttctgtgggtcagtgaaccctctgacctctgtcaccatgccaacacactcaggagggatctgattggctgctgcaggtcgtgtggttatccagaggcgagcagagggaaggagtttccccctgatgaggtttgtcagcagcacatccactgaggtggactctgaaacatcagtcaggatctcattgttgtggaagtccagaggaagtcgacactcatccagaccgtcaAAGATAAACACAACttggaactcttcaaacctacagattcctgcttctttggtttcagtaaagaagtgatggACAAGTTCCACCAAACTgtactttttcttgttcagcatattcagctctctgaaagtaaatggaaatgtgaactgtatgtcctggttggctttgtcttcagcccagtccagagtgaacttctgtgttaagactgttttcccaatgccagcaactccctttgtcatcactgttctgattggtccatctcttccaggtgaggctttaaagatgtcttcttgtctaatggttgtttctggtctgactggtttcctggatgccgtttcaatctgtctgacctcatgttcgtcattgacctctgcagtccctccctctgtgatgtacaGCTCTGTGTATatctgattcagaagggttgggtttcctgctttaccaatcccctcaaacacacactggaacttcttcttcaggttagacttgagtttaGACTGACAACCTGCAGGACTTCCTGAATGAACACACAAGATAtaagataatttattaattagtGAAGAAAATCTGATTCCCCTAAAGAATgtatatatgaacataatttcctCCATCCCTTGAGACATcagtaaatgtctcatttaCCAAGCATGTTAAATCTTTATAGAAATCGTCTTACTGTTCTGCAGacggtcagccagctcctcctgcttcattctcctcaggaagtgcagtgtgatcttcagaaatgcctctctgctgctcctcctctgctcttcctcctcaccatcCAACACCTCCCCAtcctctctctgactctccaagcattctgggtaatctgaACTCAGAACCctctgcatcttcttcagctcgttcttcacaaaagtgacgatgttctcctccagcagctggaacagaatactatatgaatgacacaatcaaactaaaatcatgaagcaaacatcagatccgtgttggacagactgacaatcCACTGGTCTACAAAGTGCAGCACTATGATCTTTGTGAACAGAATAGATATAAAAGTAGTTGTTGTACATGTACAAaccataaatatggagtccaggtgtgtttgatgttgctgggcagactgaccactgggaacctctgagctctcctggtCCACTCTGTGGAGGAATCATGAAGAATGAACTCACATTATGTCtgtccacacagagacaaacacaagctaaaGGTCCATCAAGTGATATTTGGATGTGAACAGAGAATCAGATGACTCCCTGTAGTGGTAAAGCTTTACTGGTCCTGCtgatcccactgagaatcaacagctCAGTCTGTTGCTCAGTTGTagttttcagctcattgttttgcttCATCGGTCAGTTTGTTTTAGTCCAAACAGCTCTCACCAACTCTCCATGAAGCGCCCCCTCCCTTACTGTACACTGCTGAAGTGCCCTGGAGCAAGGCAGCTACAGCCAGTGTGTGGTTGTG is a window encoding:
- the LOC137176846 gene encoding protein NLRC3-like isoform X5 → MDQCEDREEGFPPSKSSLCGEHDSQTKAQRTRRQHRPDSAGPEPEPEPEPEPSCVSFKSDKSMHPPLAFKNQHSSQKERKLDKPEPRCVSFRSDESIHLPLLFKNQHSSQKEVDQESSEVPSGQSAQQHQTHLDSIFMLLEENIVTFVKNELKKMQRVLSSDYPECLESQREDGEVLDGEEEEQRRSSREAFLKITLHFLRRMKQEELADRLQNRSPAGCQSKLKSNLKKKFQCVFEGIGKAGNPTLLNQIYTELYITEGGTAEVNDEHEVRQIETASRKPVRPETTIRQEDIFKASPGRDGPIRTVMTKGVAGIGKTVLTQKFTLDWAEDKANQDIQFTFPFTFRELNMLNKKKYSLVELVHHFFTETKEAGICRFEEFQVVFIFDGLDECRLPLDFHNNEILTDVSESTSVDVLLTNLIRGKLLPSARLWITTRPAAANQIPPECVGMVTEVRGFTDPQKEEYFRKRFSDKKQASRIISHIETSRSLHIMCHMPVFCWITATVLEDVLKRREERELPTTLTEMYIHFLVLQSKLKNVKYDGGAETDPHWNPESRKMIESLGKLAFEHLQKGNLIFYESDLTECGIDIRAASVYSGVFTQVFKEERGLYQDKVFCFVHLSVQEFLAALHVHLTFINSGVSPLAEEQRTSKKSETKLKSAETHLYQSAVDEALQSPNGHLDLFLRFLLGLSLQTNQTLLQGLLTQTGSCSLANQETVEYIKKKISKNLSAERSINLFHCLNELKDPSLMEEIQQYLRSGSLSTDKLSPAQWSALVFILLSSEKDLDMFDLRKYSASEEALLRLLPVVKASNKALLNGCNLSERSCAALSSVLSSQSSSLRELDLSNNNLQNSGVKLLSAGLESPHCTLETLSLSGCLITEEGCASLASALSSNPSHLRELDVSCNHPGVSGEKLLSAGVEDPRWRLDTLRLQPAGVQWLTPGLRKYFCDLTLDPNTANTKLKLSDNNRKVTYVRDDQSYPDHPDRFDDWPQLLCRDDLTGRCYWEVEWEGKVDISVSYRGISRRGDSYDCRFGRNDQSWSLECSGDDYCAWHNNRGKVILHSFSSSVSNRVAVYVDCPAGTLSFYRVSSDTLIHLHTFNTAFTDLLYPGFGFWSSWSGSVFLSSL